In a genomic window of Gambusia affinis linkage group LG04, SWU_Gaff_1.0, whole genome shotgun sequence:
- the sec23b gene encoding protein transport protein Sec23B, which produces MSTYQEFIQQNEDRDGVRFSWNLWPSSRLEATRLVVPVSCLFTPLKERPNLPPVQYEPVMCSRANCKAVLNPLCQVDFRAKIWACNFCFQRNPFPPSYAGISEVNQPAELMPQFSTIEYIVQRGPSAPLIFLYVVDTCLEEEDLQALKESLQMSLSLLPPNALVGLITFGRMVQVHELTCEGIAKSFVFRGTKDLSSKQIQEMLGLTKPAAPGQQGRPVAPQDAAASCRFLQPVHRVDMNLTDLLGELQRDPWPVPQEKRPLRSTGVALSVAVGLLEGAFPNTGARVMLFIGGPPTQGPGMVVGDELKTPIRSWHDIQKDNARHLKKATKYYEALANRSAVNGHSIDIYACALDQTGLLEMKCLSNLTGGHIVMGDSFNTSLFKQTFQRVFRKDYNGDFQMAFGGNLEVKTSRELKVCGAIGPCVSLHSKGPSVSENEMGIGGTSQWKLCSLNPSTTLGVYFEVVNQHNAPVPQGGRGAIQFVTQYQHSNTQRRIRVTTIARNWADAQSQIQLIESSFDQEAAAVLMARLGVFRAESEEGPDVLRWLDRQLIRLCQKFGQFNKDDPTSFRLSESLSLYPQFMFHLRRSPFLQVFNNSPDESSYYRHHFVRQDLTQSLIMIQPILYSYSFHGPPEPVLLDSSSILPDRILLMDTFFQLVIYHGETIAQWRKAGYQEMPEYENFKQLLQAPLDDAQEILQTRFPMPRYVDTEHGGSQARFLLSKVNPSQTHNNLYAWGQETGAPILTDDVSLQVFMDHLKKLAVSSSA; this is translated from the exons ATGTCGACCTACCAGGAGTTCATTCAACAAAACGAGGACAGAGATGGGGTGCGATTCAGCTGGAACCTCTGGCCCTCCAGTCGTCTGGAGGCCACCAGACTGGTGGTCCCCGTCTCCTGCCTCTTCACGCCTCTCAAAGAGCGGCCCAACCTGCCGCCCGTCCAGTACGAGCCGGTCATGTGCAGCCGGGCCAACTGCAAAGCTGTCCTCAACCCACTGTG TCAAGTTGACTTCAGAGCCAAAATCTGGGCATGCAACTTCTGTTTCCAGAGGAACCCT ttcCCTCCCTCCTACGCAGGCATATCAGAGGTGAACCAGCCAGCCGAGCTCATGCCACAGTTCTCCACCATCGAGTACATAGTTCAG CGCGGACCCTCGGCCCCGCTCATTTTTCTGTATGTCGTGGACACGTGCTTGGAAGAAGAGGACCTCCAGGCCCTGAAGGAGTCCCTCCAGATGTCCCTGAGTCTGCTGCCACCAAATGCCCTGGTGGGCCTCATCACTTTTGGCCGCATGGTCCAGGTCCATGAGCTGACATGCGAGGGGATTGCCAAGAGCTTCGTCTTTAGGGGCACCAAGGACCTCTCCTCCAAACAGATCCAG GAGATGCTCGGGCTGACGAAGCCAGCAGCACCGGGACAGCAAGGTCGCCCCGTGGCTCCTCAGGATGCTGCTGCCTCATGCAG GTTCTTGCAGCCAGTCCACCGAGTCGACATGAACCTGACCGATTTGCTGGGAGAACTCCAGAGGGACCCCTGGCCCGTCCCTCAGGAGAAACGCCCGCTGCGCTCCACCGGTGTCGCGCTGTCTGTTGCCGTCGGCCTCcttgag GGGGCTTTCCCAAACACAGGGGCTCGTGTGATGCTGTTCATCGGGGGGCCGCCCACCCAGGGACCCGGCATGGTGGTGGGAGACGAACTGAAAACTCCCATCCGCTCCTGGCACGACATCCAGAAAGACAATGCACGGCATCTGAAGAAAGCTACCAAG TATTATGAGGCTTTGGCCAACCGCTCAGCTGTGAACGGACACAGTATTGACATCTACGCGTGCGCTCTGGACCAGACAGGCCTTCTGGAGATGAAGTGCTTATCTAATCTCACAGG GGGTCACATTGTGATGGGGGACTCCTTCAATACGTCCCTGTTTAAGCAAACCTTCCAGAGAGTCTTCAGAAAAGACTACAATGGAGATTTCCAGATGGCGTTCGGAGGAAACCTGGAGGTCAAG ACATCCAGAGAGCTGAAGGTCTGCGGGGCCATCGGGCCGTGTGTTTCACTGCACTCAAAGGGTCCTTCTGTTTCAGAGAAT gAGATGGGCATTGGGGGCACAAGCCAGTGGAAGCTGTGCAGTCTCAACCCCTCCACTACTTTGGGTGTTTACTTTGAAGTTGTgaatcag CACAATGCACCAGTCCCACAGGGTGGTCGAGGGGCGATCCAGTTCGTAACCCAGTACCAGCACTCCAACACGCAGAGGAGGATACGGGTCACCACCATCGCCAGGAA TTGGGCGGACGCCCAGTCTCAGATTCAGCTCATCGAGTCCTCGTTCGACCAAGAAGCGGCCGCCGTGCTCATGGCTCGCCTGGGCGTCTTCAGGGCCGAGTCAGAGGAGGGCCCAGATGTTCTCAGGTGGCTCGACAGGCAGCTTATCCGCCTG TGTCAGAAGTTTGGCCAGTTCAACAAGGATGACCCAACGTCCTTCAGACTGTCTGAGTCCCTGTCCCTCTACCCACAG TTCATGTTCCACCTCCGGAGGTCTCCGTTCCTCCAGGTGTTCAACAACAGCCCTGATGAGTCGTCCTACTACAGGCACCACTTTGTCAGGCAGGACCTGACCCAGTCCCTGATTATGATCCAGCCCATCCTCTACTCCTACTCCTTCCATGGGCCACCAGAG cctgtGCTCctggacagcagcagcatcctgcCGGATCGAATCCTGCTGATGGACACCTTCTTCCAGCTGGTTATCTACCACGGAGAG ACTATTGCTCAGTGGAGAAAGGCAGGCTACCAGGAAATGCCAGAGTATGAGAACTTTAAGCAGCTGCTTCAGGCTCCTCTGGATGACGCTCAGGAGATCTTGCAGACACGCTTCCCCATGCCTCGCTACGTCGACACTGAACATGGAGGCTCACAGGCACGATTCCTGCTGTCTAAAGTCAACCCGTCGCAAACGCACAACAACCTCTATGCCTGGGGACAG GAGACAGGAGCGCCAATCCTGACTGATGATGTCAGCCTGCAGGTCTTCATGGACCATTTAAAGAAACTGGCTGTTTCCAGCTCTGCATAG